The following are encoded together in the Prionailurus viverrinus isolate Anna chromosome B3, UM_Priviv_1.0, whole genome shotgun sequence genome:
- the FAM219B gene encoding protein FAM219B isoform X2, with translation MASAEPSTPGMRASTPGPRPGGTPDCAPGATRLPFGRSGSGVPRLGERPRAVVEKRGPYMVTRAPSIQAKLQKHRDLAKAVLRRKGMLGASPNRPDSSGKRSVKFNKGYTALSQSPDENLVSLDSDSDGELESRYSSGYSSAEVNQEVSRQLLQDGYHLDEIPDDEDLDLIPPKPMASSTCSCCWCCLGDSSSCTLQ, from the exons ATGGCGAGCGCGGAACCCAGCACGCCCGGGATGCGGGCTTCTACCCCGGGACCCCGGCCCGGCGGGACCCCGGACTGCGCACCGGGCGCCACGAGGCTGCCCTTTGGGCGAAGCGGCAGCGGAGTCCCCCGACTCGGGGAGCGGCCCCGGGCGGTTGTGGAGAAGAGGGGACCGTACATGGTGACGCGCGCGCCTTCCATTCAGGCCAAGCTGC AGAAGCACCGGGACCTGGCCAAGGCCGTTCTGCGGAGAAAAGGCATGCTGGGGGCCTCGCCGAACCGCCCCGATTCTTCAGGGAAAAG GTCAGTGAAGTTTAACAAGGGCTACACTGCCCTTAGTCAGAGTCCAGATGAAAACCTGGTGTCCCTCGACTCTGACAG TGATGGGGAGCTGGAATCCAGATACTCCTCCGGGTATTCCTCTGCAGAG GTGAACCAGGAAGTGAGCCGGCAGCTGCTCCAGGATGGGTATCACCTGGATGAGATTCCAGATGATGAGGACTTGGATCTCATCCCTCCCAAGCCTATGGCCTCTTCAACATGTTCCTGCTGCTGGTGCTGTCTTGGGGACTCTTCCTCCTGTACCCTCCAATAG
- the SCAMP2 gene encoding secretory carrier-associated membrane protein 2 isoform X1 — translation MSSFDTNPFADPVDVNPFQDPSVTQLTNAPQSGLAEFNPFSETNAATTVPVTQLPGPSQPAVLQPSVEPTQPTPQAVASAAQASLLRQQEELDRKAAELERKERELQNTVANLHVRENNWPPLPFWCPVKPCFYQDFSVEIPADYQRICKMLYYLWMLHSVTLFLNLLACLAWFLVDSTNGVNFGLSILWFIIFTPCAFLCWYRPIYKAFRSDNSFSFFVFFFVFFCQIGIYIIQLVGIPGLGDSGWIAALSTLKKDHLAVSIIMMVVAGFFTLCAVLSLFLLKRVHSLYRRTGASFQQAQEEFSQGIFSNRTFRSAASNAARGAFQGN, via the exons ATGTCGTCCTTCGATACCAATCCCTTCGCAGACCCAGTGGACGTAAACCCCTTCCAG GATCCCTCTGTGACCCAGCTGACCAATGCCCCGCAAAGTGGCCTGGCTGAATTCAACCCCTTCTCCGAG ACAAATGCAGCGACAACAGTTCCTGTCACACAGCTCCCTGGGCCCTCGCAGCCGGCGGTTCTCCAGCCCTCAGTGGAACCAACCCAGCCAACCCCCCAG GCTGTGGCCTCCGCAGCCCAGGCGAGCCTGCTCCGGCAGCAGGAAGAACTGGACAGGAAAGCAGCCGAGCTGGAGCGCAAGGAGCGGGAGCTACAGAACACTGTGGCCAACTTACATG TGAGAGAGAACAACTGGCCGCCCCTGCCCTTCTGGTGCCCTGTCAAGCCCTGCTTCTATCAGGATTTCTCGGTAGAAATCCCTGCTGACTACCAGCGGATATGCAAGATGCTCTACTATCTCTGGATGT tgcaCTCGGTGACTCTGTTTCTGAACCTGCTTGCCTGCCTGGCCTGGTTCTTAGTTGACAGCACCAACGGAGTGAACTTTGGCCTTTCGATCCTGTGGTTTATCATCTTCACCCCCTGTGCCTTCCTGTGTTGGTACCGACCCATCTATAAAGCCTTCAG GTCTGACAACTCTTTCAGCTTCTTTGTATTCTTCTTCGTATTTTTTTGTCAAATAGGGATCTACATCATCCAACTGGTTGGCATCCCTGGCCTGGGGGACAG TGGTTGGATCGCAGCCCTGTCTACATTGAAGAAAGACCACTTGGCTGTGTCAATCATCATGATGGTGGTGGCTGGTTTCTTCACCCTATGTGCCGTGCTCTCACTCTTCCTTCTGAAGCGG GTGCACTCCCTATACCGCCGGACGGGGGCCAGCTTCCAGCAGGCCCAGGAGGAGTTTTCCCAGGGCATCTTCAGCAACAGGACCTTCCGCAGCGCTGCCTCAAATGCTGCCCGAGGAGCCTTCCAGGGGAACTAG
- the SCAMP2 gene encoding secretory carrier-associated membrane protein 2 isoform X2: MSSFDTNPFADPVDVNPFQDPSVTQLTNAPQSGLAEFNPFSETNAATTVPVTQLPGPSQPAVLQPSVEPTQPTPQLLRRQASRFLPTRFLAVSELSERQMLLGGDSILRDSYMQKLPKAVASAAQASLLRQQEELDRKAAELERKERELQNTVANLHVRENNWPPLPFWCPVKPCFYQDFSVEIPADYQRICKMLYYLWMLHSVTLFLNLLACLAWFLVDSTNGVNFGLSILWFIIFTPCAFLCWYRPIYKAFRSDNSFSFFVFFFVFFCQIGIYIIQLVGIPGLGDSGWIAALSTLKKDHLAVSIIMMVVAGFFTLCAVLSLFLLKRVHSLYRRTGASFQQAQEEFSQGIFSNRTFRSAASNAARGAFQGN, from the exons ATGTCGTCCTTCGATACCAATCCCTTCGCAGACCCAGTGGACGTAAACCCCTTCCAG GATCCCTCTGTGACCCAGCTGACCAATGCCCCGCAAAGTGGCCTGGCTGAATTCAACCCCTTCTCCGAG ACAAATGCAGCGACAACAGTTCCTGTCACACAGCTCCCTGGGCCCTCGCAGCCGGCGGTTCTCCAGCCCTCAGTGGAACCAACCCAGCCAACCCCCCAG CTCCTGCGTAGACAGGCCAGCAGGTTCCTGCCTACCAGATTCCTGGCAGTGAGCGAGCTCTCAGAGAGGCAGATGCTACTAGGAGGAGATAGTATTCTCagagacagctacatgcaaaagctTCCGAAG GCTGTGGCCTCCGCAGCCCAGGCGAGCCTGCTCCGGCAGCAGGAAGAACTGGACAGGAAAGCAGCCGAGCTGGAGCGCAAGGAGCGGGAGCTACAGAACACTGTGGCCAACTTACATG TGAGAGAGAACAACTGGCCGCCCCTGCCCTTCTGGTGCCCTGTCAAGCCCTGCTTCTATCAGGATTTCTCGGTAGAAATCCCTGCTGACTACCAGCGGATATGCAAGATGCTCTACTATCTCTGGATGT tgcaCTCGGTGACTCTGTTTCTGAACCTGCTTGCCTGCCTGGCCTGGTTCTTAGTTGACAGCACCAACGGAGTGAACTTTGGCCTTTCGATCCTGTGGTTTATCATCTTCACCCCCTGTGCCTTCCTGTGTTGGTACCGACCCATCTATAAAGCCTTCAG GTCTGACAACTCTTTCAGCTTCTTTGTATTCTTCTTCGTATTTTTTTGTCAAATAGGGATCTACATCATCCAACTGGTTGGCATCCCTGGCCTGGGGGACAG TGGTTGGATCGCAGCCCTGTCTACATTGAAGAAAGACCACTTGGCTGTGTCAATCATCATGATGGTGGTGGCTGGTTTCTTCACCCTATGTGCCGTGCTCTCACTCTTCCTTCTGAAGCGG GTGCACTCCCTATACCGCCGGACGGGGGCCAGCTTCCAGCAGGCCCAGGAGGAGTTTTCCCAGGGCATCTTCAGCAACAGGACCTTCCGCAGCGCTGCCTCAAATGCTGCCCGAGGAGCCTTCCAGGGGAACTAG
- the MPI gene encoding mannose-6-phosphate isomerase isoform X2, protein MPPVFPLSGVVQQYAWGKTGSNSEVARLLASSDPLAQISEDKPYAELWMGCHPRGDAKILDNRISQKTLGQWIAENQDCLGSKVKDTFNGKLPFLFKVLSVETALSIQAHPNKELAEKLHLQAPQHYPDANHKPEIAIALTSFQGLCGFRPVEEIVTFLTKVPEFQFLIGDNAATQLKQSLSSDSQCVASALQSCFSHLMKSEKKVVMEQLNLLVKRISQQVAAGNNMEDINGELLLQLHQQYPGDIGCFAIYFLNLLTLKPGEAMFLEANVPHAYLKGDCVECMACSDNTVRAGLTPKFIDVPTLCEMLNYTPSKDRLFLPTQSQEDPYLSIYNPPVPDFTVMKMEVPGSITEYKVLAVDSASILLIVQGRVTASTPTAQTPIPLQRGGVLFIGANESVSLKLTVPDDLLMFRACCLL, encoded by the exons ATGCCCCCAGTATTCCCCCTTTCCGGTGTGGTGCAGCAGTATGCCTGGGGGAAGACAGGTTCTAACAGTGAAGTGGCTCGGCTGCTGGCCAGCAGTGACCCGCTGGCCCAGATCTCAGAGGACAAGCCATATGCAGAG TTGTGGATGGGGTGCCATCCCCGGGGAGATGCCAAGATCCTTGACAATCGCATCTCACAGAAGACCCTAGGCCAGTGGATCGCTGAGAACCAGGACTGCTTGGGCTCAAAGGTCAAGGACACCTTTAATGGCAAGCTGCCCTTCCTCTTCAAAGTGCTCTCGGTTGAAACTGCCCTGTCCATCCAGGCACACCCTAACAAG GAGCTGGCAGAGAAATTGCACCTCCAGGCTCCACAGCACTACCCCGATGCCAACCATAAGCCAGAGATAGCCATTGCCCTCACCTCCTTCCAGGGTTTATGTGGCTTCCGGCCAGTTGAGGAAATTGTGACATTTCTGACAA AGGTGCCCGAGTTCCAGTTTCTTATTGGAGATAATGCAGCAACACAGCTGAAGCAGAGCCTGAGCAGTGACTCCCAGTGTGTGGCCTCTGCTCTGCAGAGCTGTTTCTCCCACCTGATGAAGAGCGAGAAGAAGGTGGTGATGGAGCAGCTCAACCTGTTGGTGAAGCGGATCTCCCAGCAAG TGGCTGCTGGAAACAACATGGAGGACATCAATGGGGAGCTCTTGCTGCAGCTGCATCAGCAGTATCCAGGTGATATTGGATGCTTTGCCATCTACTTCCTGAACCTGCTTACCCTGAAGCCAGGAGAGGCCATGTTTCTGGAGGCCAATGTGCCCCATGCCTACCTGAAAGGAG ACTGTGTGGAGTGCATGGCGTGTTCAGACAATACTGTTCGTGCTGGCCTGACACCCAAGTTCATCGATGTGCCAACTCTGTGTGAAATGCTCAACTATACCCCCAGCAAGGACAGGCTCTTTCTTCCAACACAGAGTCAAGAAGACCCCTACCTCTCTATCTATAACCCCCCTGTGCCAGACTTCACTGTCATGAAGatggag GTCCCTGGCTCCATCACTGAATACAAGGTCTTGGCAGTGGACTCGGCCAGCATCCTCCTGATAGTACAGGGAAGAGTGACAGCCAGCACTCCCACAGCCCAGACACCAATCCCCCTGCAGCGTGGTGGGGTGCTCTTCATTGGGGCCAATGAGAGCGTCTCACTGAAGCTCACTGTGCCCGATGACCTGCTGATGTTCCGAGCCTGCTGCCTGCTGTAG
- the MPI gene encoding mannose-6-phosphate isomerase isoform X3, with product MPVFPLSGVVQQYAWGKTGSNSEVARLLASSDPLAQISEDKPYAELWMGCHPRGDAKILDNRISQKTLGQWIAENQDCLGSKVKDTFNGKLPFLFKVLSVETALSIQAHPNKELAEKLHLQAPQHYPDANHKPEIAIALTSFQGLCGFRPVEEIVTFLTKVPEFQFLIGDNAATQLKQSLSSDSQCVASALQSCFSHLMKSEKKVVMEQLNLLVKRISQQVAAGNNMEDINGELLLQLHQQYPGDIGCFAIYFLNLLTLKPGEAMFLEANVPHAYLKGDCVECMACSDNTVRAGLTPKFIDVPTLCEMLNYTPSKDRLFLPTQSQEDPYLSIYNPPVPDFTVMKMEVPGSITEYKVLAVDSASILLIVQGRVTASTPTAQTPIPLQRGGVLFIGANESVSLKLTVPDDLLMFRACCLL from the exons ATGCCAG TATTCCCCCTTTCCGGTGTGGTGCAGCAGTATGCCTGGGGGAAGACAGGTTCTAACAGTGAAGTGGCTCGGCTGCTGGCCAGCAGTGACCCGCTGGCCCAGATCTCAGAGGACAAGCCATATGCAGAG TTGTGGATGGGGTGCCATCCCCGGGGAGATGCCAAGATCCTTGACAATCGCATCTCACAGAAGACCCTAGGCCAGTGGATCGCTGAGAACCAGGACTGCTTGGGCTCAAAGGTCAAGGACACCTTTAATGGCAAGCTGCCCTTCCTCTTCAAAGTGCTCTCGGTTGAAACTGCCCTGTCCATCCAGGCACACCCTAACAAG GAGCTGGCAGAGAAATTGCACCTCCAGGCTCCACAGCACTACCCCGATGCCAACCATAAGCCAGAGATAGCCATTGCCCTCACCTCCTTCCAGGGTTTATGTGGCTTCCGGCCAGTTGAGGAAATTGTGACATTTCTGACAA AGGTGCCCGAGTTCCAGTTTCTTATTGGAGATAATGCAGCAACACAGCTGAAGCAGAGCCTGAGCAGTGACTCCCAGTGTGTGGCCTCTGCTCTGCAGAGCTGTTTCTCCCACCTGATGAAGAGCGAGAAGAAGGTGGTGATGGAGCAGCTCAACCTGTTGGTGAAGCGGATCTCCCAGCAAG TGGCTGCTGGAAACAACATGGAGGACATCAATGGGGAGCTCTTGCTGCAGCTGCATCAGCAGTATCCAGGTGATATTGGATGCTTTGCCATCTACTTCCTGAACCTGCTTACCCTGAAGCCAGGAGAGGCCATGTTTCTGGAGGCCAATGTGCCCCATGCCTACCTGAAAGGAG ACTGTGTGGAGTGCATGGCGTGTTCAGACAATACTGTTCGTGCTGGCCTGACACCCAAGTTCATCGATGTGCCAACTCTGTGTGAAATGCTCAACTATACCCCCAGCAAGGACAGGCTCTTTCTTCCAACACAGAGTCAAGAAGACCCCTACCTCTCTATCTATAACCCCCCTGTGCCAGACTTCACTGTCATGAAGatggag GTCCCTGGCTCCATCACTGAATACAAGGTCTTGGCAGTGGACTCGGCCAGCATCCTCCTGATAGTACAGGGAAGAGTGACAGCCAGCACTCCCACAGCCCAGACACCAATCCCCCTGCAGCGTGGTGGGGTGCTCTTCATTGGGGCCAATGAGAGCGTCTCACTGAAGCTCACTGTGCCCGATGACCTGCTGATGTTCCGAGCCTGCTGCCTGCTGTAG
- the MPI gene encoding mannose-6-phosphate isomerase isoform X1 produces MAVQQVFPLSGVVQQYAWGKTGSNSEVARLLASSDPLAQISEDKPYAELWMGCHPRGDAKILDNRISQKTLGQWIAENQDCLGSKVKDTFNGKLPFLFKVLSVETALSIQAHPNKELAEKLHLQAPQHYPDANHKPEIAIALTSFQGLCGFRPVEEIVTFLTKVPEFQFLIGDNAATQLKQSLSSDSQCVASALQSCFSHLMKSEKKVVMEQLNLLVKRISQQVAAGNNMEDINGELLLQLHQQYPGDIGCFAIYFLNLLTLKPGEAMFLEANVPHAYLKGDCVECMACSDNTVRAGLTPKFIDVPTLCEMLNYTPSKDRLFLPTQSQEDPYLSIYNPPVPDFTVMKMEVPGSITEYKVLAVDSASILLIVQGRVTASTPTAQTPIPLQRGGVLFIGANESVSLKLTVPDDLLMFRACCLL; encoded by the exons ATGGCAGTTCAGCAAG TATTCCCCCTTTCCGGTGTGGTGCAGCAGTATGCCTGGGGGAAGACAGGTTCTAACAGTGAAGTGGCTCGGCTGCTGGCCAGCAGTGACCCGCTGGCCCAGATCTCAGAGGACAAGCCATATGCAGAG TTGTGGATGGGGTGCCATCCCCGGGGAGATGCCAAGATCCTTGACAATCGCATCTCACAGAAGACCCTAGGCCAGTGGATCGCTGAGAACCAGGACTGCTTGGGCTCAAAGGTCAAGGACACCTTTAATGGCAAGCTGCCCTTCCTCTTCAAAGTGCTCTCGGTTGAAACTGCCCTGTCCATCCAGGCACACCCTAACAAG GAGCTGGCAGAGAAATTGCACCTCCAGGCTCCACAGCACTACCCCGATGCCAACCATAAGCCAGAGATAGCCATTGCCCTCACCTCCTTCCAGGGTTTATGTGGCTTCCGGCCAGTTGAGGAAATTGTGACATTTCTGACAA AGGTGCCCGAGTTCCAGTTTCTTATTGGAGATAATGCAGCAACACAGCTGAAGCAGAGCCTGAGCAGTGACTCCCAGTGTGTGGCCTCTGCTCTGCAGAGCTGTTTCTCCCACCTGATGAAGAGCGAGAAGAAGGTGGTGATGGAGCAGCTCAACCTGTTGGTGAAGCGGATCTCCCAGCAAG TGGCTGCTGGAAACAACATGGAGGACATCAATGGGGAGCTCTTGCTGCAGCTGCATCAGCAGTATCCAGGTGATATTGGATGCTTTGCCATCTACTTCCTGAACCTGCTTACCCTGAAGCCAGGAGAGGCCATGTTTCTGGAGGCCAATGTGCCCCATGCCTACCTGAAAGGAG ACTGTGTGGAGTGCATGGCGTGTTCAGACAATACTGTTCGTGCTGGCCTGACACCCAAGTTCATCGATGTGCCAACTCTGTGTGAAATGCTCAACTATACCCCCAGCAAGGACAGGCTCTTTCTTCCAACACAGAGTCAAGAAGACCCCTACCTCTCTATCTATAACCCCCCTGTGCCAGACTTCACTGTCATGAAGatggag GTCCCTGGCTCCATCACTGAATACAAGGTCTTGGCAGTGGACTCGGCCAGCATCCTCCTGATAGTACAGGGAAGAGTGACAGCCAGCACTCCCACAGCCCAGACACCAATCCCCCTGCAGCGTGGTGGGGTGCTCTTCATTGGGGCCAATGAGAGCGTCTCACTGAAGCTCACTGTGCCCGATGACCTGCTGATGTTCCGAGCCTGCTGCCTGCTGTAG
- the FAM219B gene encoding protein FAM219B isoform X3, which yields MASAEPSTPGMRASTPGPRPGGTPDCAPGATRLPFGRSGSGVPRLGERPRAVVEKRGPYMVTRAPSIQAKLQKHRDLAKAVLRRKGMLGASPNRPDSSGKRSVKFNKGYTALSQSPDENLVSLDSDSDGELESRYSSGYSSAEASPERLSARGQAAGSVTTTAKCLPCACCMHGTVPDLRR from the exons ATGGCGAGCGCGGAACCCAGCACGCCCGGGATGCGGGCTTCTACCCCGGGACCCCGGCCCGGCGGGACCCCGGACTGCGCACCGGGCGCCACGAGGCTGCCCTTTGGGCGAAGCGGCAGCGGAGTCCCCCGACTCGGGGAGCGGCCCCGGGCGGTTGTGGAGAAGAGGGGACCGTACATGGTGACGCGCGCGCCTTCCATTCAGGCCAAGCTGC AGAAGCACCGGGACCTGGCCAAGGCCGTTCTGCGGAGAAAAGGCATGCTGGGGGCCTCGCCGAACCGCCCCGATTCTTCAGGGAAAAG GTCAGTGAAGTTTAACAAGGGCTACACTGCCCTTAGTCAGAGTCCAGATGAAAACCTGGTGTCCCTCGACTCTGACAG TGATGGGGAGCTGGAATCCAGATACTCCTCCGGGTATTCCTCTGCAGAGGCAAGTCCAGAGCGCCTTTCTGCACGGGGCCAGGCTGCAGGCAGCGTCACCACCACTGCCAAATGCTTGCCTTGTGCCTGCTGTATGCACGGCACTGTGCCAGACTTACG CAGGTGA
- the FAM219B gene encoding protein FAM219B isoform X1, which produces MASAEPSTPGMRASTPGPRPGGTPDCAPGATRLPFGRSGSGVPRLGERPRAVVEKRGPYMVTRAPSIQAKLQKHRDLAKAVLRRKGMLGASPNRPDSSGKRSVKFNKGYTALSQSPDENLVSLDSDSDGELESRYSSGYSSAEQVNQEVSRQLLQDGYHLDEIPDDEDLDLIPPKPMASSTCSCCWCCLGDSSSCTLQ; this is translated from the exons ATGGCGAGCGCGGAACCCAGCACGCCCGGGATGCGGGCTTCTACCCCGGGACCCCGGCCCGGCGGGACCCCGGACTGCGCACCGGGCGCCACGAGGCTGCCCTTTGGGCGAAGCGGCAGCGGAGTCCCCCGACTCGGGGAGCGGCCCCGGGCGGTTGTGGAGAAGAGGGGACCGTACATGGTGACGCGCGCGCCTTCCATTCAGGCCAAGCTGC AGAAGCACCGGGACCTGGCCAAGGCCGTTCTGCGGAGAAAAGGCATGCTGGGGGCCTCGCCGAACCGCCCCGATTCTTCAGGGAAAAG GTCAGTGAAGTTTAACAAGGGCTACACTGCCCTTAGTCAGAGTCCAGATGAAAACCTGGTGTCCCTCGACTCTGACAG TGATGGGGAGCTGGAATCCAGATACTCCTCCGGGTATTCCTCTGCAGAG CAGGTGAACCAGGAAGTGAGCCGGCAGCTGCTCCAGGATGGGTATCACCTGGATGAGATTCCAGATGATGAGGACTTGGATCTCATCCCTCCCAAGCCTATGGCCTCTTCAACATGTTCCTGCTGCTGGTGCTGTCTTGGGGACTCTTCCTCCTGTACCCTCCAATAG